Proteins encoded together in one Vidua macroura isolate BioBank_ID:100142 unplaced genomic scaffold, ASM2450914v1 whyUn_scaffold_126, whole genome shotgun sequence window:
- the LOC128802597 gene encoding hydrocephalus-inducing protein homolog: MVLSIMNKDKFPQVVKVSMESSPYFQLTCSNDAYRVVLPGASAPVRIRFTPEENKDYSHQLVCMTESERIVVPIRAIGGRTILTFPDQLDFSACPVKYSTQKTLLVRNVGNRAAHYQLSTQSPFSVVPTTGTLGAGDSMRVTVGFHPLTTGDHSGWLCCNTGEETIHTELHGEAGAVRVGLSTNFVEVETTFITMSNHATMFIKNRSNVTAHFQWKAFPTEEEENKEKRRLV; this comes from the exons ATGGTGCTGTCTATCATGAATAAGGACAAG TTTCCTCAGGTGGTGAAGGTCTCCATGGAGAGCTCGCCTTACTTCCAGCTCACGTGCTCCAACGACGCGTACCGTGTCGTGCTGCCGGGCGCGTCCGCCCCCGTGCGCATCCGCTTCACCCCCGAGGAGAACAAG gattatTCCCACCAGCTCGTCTGCATGACTGAAAGCGAAAGGATAGTTGTGCCAATTCGGGCCATTGGTGGCCGAACTATCCTGACCTTCCCTGACCAGCTGGACTTCTCGGCCTGTCCGGTCAAGTACAGCACCCAGAAGACTCTGCTGGTTCGCAATGTCGGTAACCGGGCAGCTCATTACCAGCTGAGCACCCAGAG TCCTTTCTCCGTGGTTCCGACCACGGGAACTCTGGGCGCTGGCGACAGCATGCGGGTGACAGTGGGATTTCACCCGCTGACGACCGGTGACCATTCcgggtggctgtgctgcaacACCG GTGAAGAAACTATCCACACAGAGCTCCACGGAGAAGCTGGAGCTGTCCGTGTTGGGTTGAGCACAAATTTCGTGGAGGTTGAGACGACTTTCATCACCATGTCCAACCACGCAACCATGTTCATTAAAAACAGGAGTAACGTCACAGCCCACTTCCAGTGGAAGGCTTTTCCtactgaggaagaggagaataaAGAGAAGAGGAGGTTGGTCTGA